In Miscanthus floridulus cultivar M001 chromosome 19, ASM1932011v1, whole genome shotgun sequence, the DNA window aatctagttacctaacatgggaaggggaatttgggtccatagtattcactaacccacttggcaatgattttgtccatcatgatgcaccccatgaaatgcatccatactttgccaagtctccaaattccctgtagtccattggacttctcacttccctttcgaaatccaaacctttttggtgctcttcatgttggagataattttctttggcacccaaaaatgtttgaccccattgttggcttgcttgttcaccttgatggccaccaccttgtcatttttcttcttcttcaagagataaggtgtggaggccttcttgtccaccttgttggtgtaggtattagagagcttgcttgtttgctttttctccttcttctttgctcctccccattcttcaccttgcactcataggacttgtggccttccttgtggcacacgtagcaaaccacggtttgtccttcatcaagcttcttcactcccttgacggtgttatcttgatgaagttgggcttgcttcgccttgcctttcacttgagtcaagtccttggtgaggcgagctacttcttgcttgagttgctcattcttctttgcaacctcttgtgtgcatgtatctacaacaactttctcaacacaaacttggttgcgcaaaggtgagtctaaatataaatcattacaagaggtagaggcatcctttttagacatgttagaacttttccttttagatgccttagtgagagttgtactaacggcttcaagattagcaacctttttagttagctcatcacaatgtttgcacatggtttccattttagcaagcaaacttttataagcatcttgtgagctagctaacttttcttttaatttttcatttttctttataagttgctcatcattgattgtgcatgcatttgttgttgtactagcctcaagtcgctcaattttagtaaatagttcaacattaagatgagcaaagttctcatattgttcaagcaaagttttgtatgcttcttgtgaactatctagcttttctttaatctttccgagcttcttttgttaactagtgcaaactttagcataattaagattttgttgcacaatttcttcatacgaagacatttcatcatcactatcactctcactagaggatgagctttcgttacctcatgccataaggcacacgcgagaagagcttgatgatgagtgcttgcgctctcgcctcttgtgatggtgttcttcttcacttgaagaatcatcccatgaccttattgatgtgagggcttggttcttgcatgccttcttctttgtcttgggtgtgggcttgtttggacaaacttccacaaagtgccccaacttgccgtatccatagcatcctctctttctttgctcatttctttgattggtgaaaataagatcttggatttggatgggcacactcttgacattgagcttttggatcatcttctccaccttgttgattagtttgattgattcttcatcaaggtcggaggtggaggaggaagattgatcatcatcacttgaatcttcatcatcatcatcatcctcatcttcttcttcatcttcacttgaggagcttgagcttgtctcaacttgcttgcccttcatattctttttcttgccacatgcgggagctttgcctttgcttgataaagaggcttcttcttgacccatcttgcatgacatttcaaatgccactatcttgccaatgactatggccggagtcatggtgctcaagtcctccatgttgtgaaggatggtgatgatgcttacatatttcttttgtgatagcacgaagatgatcttcctcacgatgtccgcatcatctagctttgttaaccCTATAGAATGcaactcattgataattagattcaaactagagtacatatcacgaacaagctcatcatcattcatttcgaaggaatcataattttgtttagctagacaatgtttttgctcacggacattacttgtgccgttatgaagctcttggagttttaaccatattttatgtgccgtatttaaagtgaatacttggttaaacacatccatgctaaaagattcaaacaagcaatttttagctctagcattgtgatgaatttctttttcatcactcttcgtgggtttatcgggattcttaatgggtttcatcccgtcacaagtgactctccaaactcctaaatcaaccgcctcaaggtagcaagccattctagctctataataagggaagttagtgccgtcaaagtacggaggcctagaggtatccatcccaaccactctaattagcgtcggctcaatggcggttaagccaaagatcCCAATTGAGCCAACCTGCTCTAATACCAATTAAAGGGGAcagtgatgcctaagaggggggtgaattaggcaacttaaaattctaactctaaactatcattttctacccttagcaaaacctatccAAAATATAAACTatttaaatgtgcaactacggttttactaatgtgttgctatctctaccgcaaaaggagtaatgtaatcaatgtaaatgcggaagctaaagagcaaggtagagatatgcaaactcccatcaacgactctagtatttttaccgaggtatcgagaagcgcgcaagcttccccctagttctcgttggagcccctcgcaagggtcaagttcccagtcgggtaactccgtggatagcctcaggccttccccacgcacaagtgggttttcgacgtgccttccggcaagcctctcccggatgctccccgctgtcttcactatcaagcttctggccgaaacgtcgcgggccttgtttcctccggtacacggtggcggccacagcacaaacgcggttggtatgatctcgcaagactacaggcccctctgatgtacaacaatggtgcgcgcaagcaccgagtggtaagaggtatgcaaaccttattaaacactaggcctaaacctagagcaagcgcataagcggtggtctaatcaacctaagcactttgcaaagcacctacgctaatcacctaataaaacactaagcactatgcaagtggagatcactaaaatggtgtatcaacacccttggtatgtttccttggctCCACAcaactcatttggccggttgggggttgtatttataagccccattgagaaagtagccccatctaaatagcaaaataatttgCAGAATATGTGTTGGTGTCAAAATGGTAAATGTTTGGAACGTAGAAATTTTTACTTTGCTCTCTTAGCATCCTCGTCCTCAGATGGTCTTCTGCCACAGAATTGCTCCACCAAGTCCATCCAGTGATCGTTATCATGGATCTCAGACACTGGAAGACCCCCCAACCGCAGACACAGTATCATCTTCACGTCCTGCATCATGATAGTCATCTCGTAGCACGGAAGGTGTAAGGTGTGGGTCTCTGGCCTCCACCTGTTggtttttaattcaatacaagaagttttttaattcaaacaatgagacaaatcaatgctttgtactGTCGCAAACGTGTATCAAATCATACCTATCGACAACAGCAGTGAGAAGTGCAGGGTCGAGGATCGGTAGCCTAGTGTTGAAGACTCGAACGATCTCAAGGATGCTGGCACGCTGTATGTATGGCCGGTATCACTTGTCCCAGCAGTGCGGCTGGTGCGTGCGTAGTCTAAGAGGTAGCAAGTTCTCCTGAAGCTCCAACAGGTGCTTGGCTCGGTGGTCCTTGTCGTAGTGCACCTCAAGAATTGGGTACTGTGGATGATGATCCCCCATCctggttcaaatttcaaatggatgtgttagaacaaacattaagagTACTATAATATAATGGAATATTAGtgcataaaaacaaagtaaatgtaAAAGAAATAAACTATACAAACTAATCTAATGTTAACACCTATACTAACTATTCTAAGTAACTATAATAACTAACTAAACTAGACTAACTATAATAACCACGTACACTAACTATATTAATATTAGTACCTATACTAACCAATCTATTATTAATACCTATTCTAGCTGTAATAATAAAAAAACAACTAACTAAATATACAACTACAAACTATAGTACAACCACAATAATCTCATCACATTCCGAACCCTAACTAATCCGTCAAAAAAATTTAAATCCTAATCCTAACTAACAAACAATGGAATCAAGCTACACAATGGAGAAAGAATTACCATGACAATGGCTGTGGGGAAGATTGGGCTCACCCCAAAGTCGGCATAGTGCCAACAGCTGGCCAACGgcgaggagagggagggagatgggggcgggtcaggagagaggagagggagggagatagGGCTGGCCCAAGAGAGGGTGGGAGAGCGGGGAAGGACGAGAGGGAGGCAGGGAGGGAGAGATGGGGTCGGCGACGGCAATGGCCGGCCGGCGGCGCTGACGAACGCGGCGGGGGTGAGGGGAGACTGCGGCCGGCTCTAGGGAGTGAGGGGAGAGAGGGGAGGGCAGTGCGGAGGGGGAGAGGGGGGCAGggaggagccgccgccggcggcgagaGAGCGGGGCGCTGCCGCGGCGGGGCGGGGGGCGCGGCTGCGGGCGCAGGGCGGCTGAGGGCCGAGTGAgacagagagagaaagggaagcgAGGCCGGGTACAAGGGGCTGCCGCGCCATGATGCGTGGTGCGACAGCCCCGCGCCATGATGCGTGGCGCGGTAGGCCCGCCGCGCCGTGACGGGTGGCGCGTCAGACCTGCCACGTAAGCGGTCGCCGCAGCCATTGACTGCCCCCTGCCACGCCTGCATGCATGGCGCGTCAGCGTGAATTAGCCGCGCCGTGCAAACAAGCACATCCAAAtgtgttagttttgaagaaaaaaatgtcAGTTTTAAAACAGTTTAAAAAATGtgttaaaaataaagaaaaaattcGCTGCACACACGGGCACACACAGCTGACAGCACACCACACTGACAGCCTCTGCAGCGGCATCGGGCTCCTGCTAATCCGCCGATTAATCACTGATCAATCAGCAGACCAAGTTGCACTGCTGTTGGTTGGGCAAGTCGTCGTCGTCTTCTCCATCTCTCTCAGCTGCTGGGGTTCTTTGCTTTTACCAAGTGAGCAACAAGCAAAGCAAACCAGCTGGGAATTGGAATTGTGGATGGATGCAAATGGGGCACCTTAAATGTGGTGTGGTGTGGCAACGCCCTATTTAGTTCCTTCCTCTAAAGTTTACTTTCTGTGTCATTGAATATTTGgatacatgtatagagtattaaatataaactaaaaaaataactaattacatagtttatgactaacttgtgagacgaatcttttaagtctaattagtccatgatttaacaatatggtgctacggtacacatgtgttaatgacggattaattaggcttaataaattcgtctcgcggcggattctgtaatttgtttttttattagtatcgaaCGTCTCATATGACACCTCATCTGACATTCGAtatgacaccccaaaactttagGCCTGCGTTTAAACAATGCCAAAGAATTTAACAGCGCACCAACCCAGGCACTGTTCATCGTCTCTGGCAGATAGGCGCCAACTAACTCAGCAACAGCAACAGGAATTTAAAACGTTTTTGTTTTATTGCTTGATTGCTACATTATacaggaggagaagaaggaaaaaaaaactctCTGCATCCACCACAGCAGTGACAGTGAGGAGTGACAGGCAACTGACCAAGTGCCCTCTCGAATTCTCAATCGATCTCTCATCACTCTCAAACAACAGTGTAATAATCCATCGTCGTGTTAGCTTGATCGTATCGGCCATGCTTATCAgctatgatacagtgtttttctctcataataaaacagcaTCAGTCGCCTTATAAGCCACATAAACGACGAGCGAACAGGGTGTGCACGCAGGCATGGCTACATTTCTTTCTTTGTTCCTTTCTTCAGAGTTCAGACACCAACAACTGCAGTTTGGAGATGGACGACGACAATCCTTTTTCGACTCGACTAGCTTATTCCCAATCTGAATACACTTCACTTGCCCTAACCAAGTAAACCAACTCTCtcattctctctttctctttctctatCTGAATAGTATGCACACAAAAGAATCTCAAACGTTTCATGaacaacaacaagaagaagaacagaaaaaaaatcttaaaaaaaagaaaaaggagaagaaaaaaatactcTCGCGGATTGATGAACTAGAATTGGCTGGTACGGTACCATGCGGCGCAATGCAGCTGTGTGACCAAGCTAGGTAGCCCTGCCTGCCCAATCATGGCCTCATCGATGGGCAGCGGGTGCAATTCTTGGCACACAAGCATCGCATTGCATCGCATCGCATCAGCCTTTCGCTTTTCCCCACATCTGACTGGCTGCTGCTTTTGCGCTGGTGGCCGGTGCCGGGTTGCACTCACTCGTCAGAGCATCCAGTCCAGGCGGTTCGTCGGCGGCGCGCCAGAGGACGCCGTGGAGCTGACGGTGGTCGTTGACGAGGCCGAGGACGTGGACGGCAGCGACGACAGCAGGTCGAACATCTCCCACCGCGTCGgcccctgctgctgctggtgcctcggttgctgctgctgcggcggcggcggcggcttggggGCGGCCTTCTCGCTGGACTTGCGGATGATGACGGCATTCTTGGCCGCCACCGCGTCCAGCGTCTCCACGTACTTCTGGACGCGCTTCAcctgcgacggcggcggcggcggccggaatCGATTCGAATTCAGTCAGCCGCGGCATTGGAATTCAACGCGGGTGGGGTGGGGAGGCGAAATATCGAATTGATGCGCTACTGTACTGCTACTCTGCTACTAATGAATGCTTGCTTCTCACTCACCTGCATCCGCCTCTGCGCCTTGACGTCGCCGTCGGCGACCACGGCGTCGAGCTTGAGCAGCTCGTTCATGAGCAGCTCCGTCACCTGCACCACGTCGTTCTCCGCGACCTTCTCCCCCTTGCGCACCGACGCGTCCAGCGCCGCCACCTGCCAAGCCGccaatcagtttttttttttcagaatCAGGGGTGAGCAACACCGACTGCTTGTTTGGTTGGTCAACTCCCCTAGTCCCCTGTTCTGTTCGTTCTGCTCTCGAGATGGGCTCGGAAAAAAATGCAATCtttgggatggatggatggatatgGATAGATGGGGATGGCTAAATGTACCTTGGGGGCGAGCTTGTCGAcctcggcggcgacggcggcgacggcccTGGCGGCCTTCTCGAGGTGTCCGTTGCGGCGCTCCTCGATGAGGCGGCGCGCGCGGGCCTCGGGGTCCTCCACGACGACGACCTTGGAGCGGTCCTTGACGCCGGCCATGTCCAGGAACGCCTTGGAGTCCCGCTCCTTGTCCTTGTACAGCACCTTCTGGTCGTCCGGGTGCAGCCCCGTCTTGGCGGCCACCAGCTTCTTCAGTTCCCCTGCACACCGCAAGCCGGAGCTTCGTCAGCGGTGGTTGGCCGGTGGCCGGCCGGCGCGAACAAACGGACAAGAGAAGCGAGCGGATGACTGACTGACCGAAGGAAGCCTCGGAGCTGATGTAGATCTCGTGCGTGACGCCGGCGTGTTTGACCTTGACGCGGATGGTAGGCACCGGCTTCACGTTGGGCGACGGCTCGTCGtcgcccgccccgccgccgcccctctTCTGCACCAGCATCCCGCCGGGCCGCACCTCCCACACCTCCTCCGCCGGCACCTTCCCGCCGTTCCCTCCACCGCCGCCTGCGGCCGCCGGCGCCTCCTTCATCGACCCCAGCTTCACCGGCGCGCCCTTCCTGCTCTTGGGGCTCGCTCCCAGCATACTTACCGCCGcctcctgcctgcctgcctgcccgcTCGGCTACTCCCTCCCCACTCGGTCCGGAACAAActtgggcgccgccg includes these proteins:
- the LOC136528397 gene encoding BAG family molecular chaperone regulator 1-like, which codes for MLGASPKSRKGAPVKLGSMKEAPAAAGGGGGNGGKVPAEEVWEVRPGGMLVQKRGGGGAGDDEPSPNVKPVPTIRVKVKHAGVTHEIYISSEASFGELKKLVAAKTGLHPDDQKVLYKDKERDSKAFLDMAGVKDRSKVVVVEDPEARARRLIEERRNGHLEKAARAVAAVAAEVDKLAPKVAALDASVRKGEKVAENDVVQVTELLMNELLKLDAVVADGDVKAQRRMQVKRVQKYVETLDAVAAKNAVIIRKSSEKAAPKPPPPPQQQQPRHQQQQGPTRWEMFDLLSSLPSTSSASSTTTVSSTASSGAPPTNRLDWML